The DNA window TTTTAATATTTTTAAAGAAACTATTTTTTTTAAAAATTTAAATGAATGTTAAAAATGTAAGAGCAATAATATGTCCGATGTCAAAGAAATAAGAAAAAAAATTCAAAGTATTAATAATACAAAAAAAATAACGAAGGCGATGCAAATGGTTTCAAGTGCTAAAATGCGTAAAGCAAAAGAACGCATGATTTCTAGTCGACCATATTCAGAAGCAATGATAAAAGTTATTAATAACCTTGCATTAGGAAATTTAGAATATAAAAATGTTTATTTAGAAAAAAGAAAAATAAAAAGTGTTGGTTATATAATAATATCAACAGATCGTGGATTATGTGGCAATTTAAATAGTTTATTGTTTAGAACAATTCTTGAAAATATAAAAAATTTTACTACAAAAAAAATAACTATAAAAATAGCTGTAATAGGTTCAAAAGCCTTTTCTTTTTTTAGTACTTTTTGTAAAGACATTGTTACAAAAACTATTGGCATTGGAGATGATCCTTCTATCATACAATTAATTGGATCTATAAAAACAATGTTAAAATTATATGAAGAAAAAAAAATTGATCAATTATATATAGCTAATAATAAATTTGTTAGTACTCTTTCACAGATTCCTGTTATTACAAAACTTCTCCCATTACCCGAATCGAAAAAAAATAATTTTAATAAAAAAAATTGGGATTATATATACGAACCAAATCCTAAGATTTTATTAAATATTTTATTACAACGTTATATTGAATCACAAGTATATCAAAATGTTTTAGAAAATTTAGCTAGTGAACAAGCTGCTAGGATGATCTCAATGAAATCAGCTACTGACAATGGAGAAAAAATAGTACAAGAAATGCAATTTATTTATAATAAAATTCGTCAAGCAAGTATAACGCAAGAACTCAACGAGATTATTGCAGGTTTTCTTTAATTTAATTTTAAGAAAAACCACAAAAATTTTAATCATTAGCAATTATAGAGAAAGTATAATGATAACTGGAAAAATTATTCAAATTATTGGAGCAATTGTAGATGTTGAGTTTCCTAAAGAATGTATACCAAAAATATATAATGCACTTGAAGTTCAAAATAACGCAAGTAAATTGATTTTAGAAGTGCAACAACAAATTGGAGATGGTATTGTTCGAACAATTGCAATGGGTTCTTCAGATGGATTAAAACGTGGTTTAATAGTAAAAGATTTAAAAAATTCAATTCAAGTACCAGTAGGGAAAATAACTTTAGGAAGAATTATGAACGTTCTTGGTGAACCTATTGATATGAAAGGATCATTTCTAGAAAAAAATCAACAAAAAATTGAAAAAAGATCTATTCATTCTTCAGCACCATCCTATACAGAAATTTCTCCTGTTCAGGAGCTACTTGAAACTGGAATTAAAGTAATTGATCTTATTTGTCCTTTTGCAAAAGGTGGAAAAGTAGGTTTATTTGGTGGTGCTGGTGTTGGAAAAACTGTAAATATGATGGAATTAATTCGAAATATTGCAATTGAACATTCAGGATATTCTGTTTTTGCTGGAGTAGGAGAAAGAACACGTGAAGGTAACGATTTTTATAGAGAAATGTGTGAATCTAAAGTAATCAATAAAGTATCATTAGTATATGGACAAATGAATGAACCACCTGGAAATCGATTTCGTACTGCATTAACAGGATTAACTATTGCTGAAAAATTTCGTGACGATGGTTATGATGTATTACTGTTTATTGATAATATTTATCGTTATACTTTAGCTGGAACAGAAGTTTCCGCATTATTGGGACGTATTCCTTCAGCTGTAGGTTATCAACCAACATTAGCAGAAGAAATGGGTACCTTACAAGAAAGAATTGCTTCTACAAAAAGAGGTTCAATAACATCTGTACAAGCTGTTTATGTTCCAGCAGACGATCTAACTGATCCTGCTCCAGCAACTACTTTTGCGCATTTAGATTCAACGATTACTTTAAGTAGACAAATTGCTTCTTTAGGTATTTATCCAGCTGTTGATCCTTTAAATTCTAATAGTCGTCAGTTAGATCCATTAATTGTTGGACAAGAACACTATGATATTGCAAGAAACGTACAATCTATTTTACAACGTTATCAAGATTTAAAAGATATTATTGCGATCTTAGGTATCGATGAACTTTCTGAAGAAGATAAATTATTAGTTTCTCGTGCAAGAAAAATACAAAGATTTTTATCACAACCATTTTTTGTTGCAGAAGTCTTTACTGGTTCTTTAGGAAAATATGTTTCTTTATCAGAAACTGTACAAGGATTTAAAAAAATTATTACAGGCGATTTAGATCATTTGCCAGAACAAGCTTTTTATATGATAGGGAATATTAACGAAGCAATTGAAAAAGCAAAAAGAATATAAAAAACAAAAATAACTAAAAAAATAAGAGTTATTATGAACTATTGTTTAAATATAGTAAGTGCAGAAAAACAAATTTTTTTGGGATTAGTAAAAAAGATTCAAGTTTCCGGAACCGAAGGAAATTTAGGTATTTATCCTAGACATTCCCCTTTATTAACTACTATACAACCAGGAATGGTTTTTTTAGTTAAAGAATCAGAAGAAAAAGAATATATTTATATTTCTGGTGGGATATTGGAAGTTCAACCTAAAAATGTAATAATTTTAGCGGATACTGCTATTCGAGGTGAGGAACTAGATGAACAACGCGTTTTAAAGGCTAAAAATATAGCAGAAAAAAATATAAAACTTAAAAATAATGATATAAATTATACAAAAGCCGTAATACAACTTGCAAAAGAAATAGCGAAACTACGTGTTATTGAATTAACAAAAAAATTAAGGCAATAATTTTATTTACGGTTTTTAGAAAATTAATAGGTATTTTTATATAAGGAAAAATATGTCTGATAGAAAGATAATTGTCTTAATACTTGCTGCAGGAAATAGCAACCGTATGAATTCTGATTTATCTAAAGTTTTACATAATTTTTCAGGTAAACCATTAATTCAATATGTATTAGACGCAGCAAAATCAATAAATCCGTATATAATATATTTAATACATAATAAAAATAATGAAAAATTGTTAAAAAATTTATTATCTTATTCTAAGTTATATTGGATTCTTCAAAAGAATAATTTAGGTACTGCAAATGCAGTTAATATGGTATGTCCTTATTTTAAAGATAAGGAAGAAGTTTTAATTCTTTATGGTGATGTCCCACTTATTTCTCAAAAAACTTTAAAAAAATTAATAAAATTTAAAAAAAATAACGATCTTGTAATTATAACAAAATATCTAAAAAAAAATAATGATTATGGACGAATTTTACGAAAAAATTCAAAAGTAGTTAAAATTATTGAATCTAAAAATGCAACTAAAGAGCAGCTATCTATTAGTGAAGTTTATACTGGTATATTAATAGCTAATTCTGCAGATTTAAAACGTTGGATTCCAAATGTTAAAAGAGATCATATAAATAATGAATATCTTTTAACTGATATTATTCATTTTGCATATCAGGAAAATAAAAAAATTGCTGTTATTCATCCTCAATTTATTGAAGAAACAGATGGTATCAATAATCAATATGAATTGAAAAAACTTGAAAAAATTTATCAAAAAAAAAGAATTAAAAAACTTTTAATTGATGGAGTTATACTTAACGATCCTGATCATTTTTATTTAAAAGGAGAAATGATATATGGAAAAAATTTAGAAATAGATACAAATGTTAAATTAAATGGTAAAGTTATTTTAGGTAAAAATGTAACTATTTCATCGGGATGTATTATTTCGAATAGTACAATAGGTGATAATTGTCAAATAAAGCCATTTTCAATTATTGAAGATACAATAGTTTCTTCTTTTTGTATTATTGGTCCTTTTGCGCATTTACATTCTAACAATATAATTAATTCTAATTCTTATATTGGTAATTTTGTTGAAATGAAAGAAGTAACTTTTGGTGATAATTCAAAAACTAAACATCTTTCGTATGTAGGTAATGCTTCAATAGGGAAAAACGTAAATATTGGAGCTGGAACAATCACATGCAATTTTGATGGAAAAAACAAACATCCTACAACAATTGGAAATAATGTTTTTATTGGTTCTAATACAGAAATTATTGCTCCACTTGTTATTGAAGATAATGCAATAATAGCAGCTGGTACCACTGTTAAAAAAAATGTTAAAGAAAAGGAATTGGTATACAACAAAAAAAAACAAATTCATATATCTAATTGGAAAAATATAAAAAAATCTTAAATAGAAAATTTTATTAGTATAAATTAGGAAAAAATATTATGTGTGGAATTATAGGTATATTTTCAAAAAAAGACGTTGTTTATAAATTATTAGAAGGACTAAAACGTTTATCTTATAGAGGTTATGATTCAGCTGGATTAGTTGTTATTAAAGAAAAAGGGATTTTTACACGTTTAGCTCGTGCAGGAAAAATAGAAAATTTAATAAATTTAGTAAAAAATAGCAATTTTCCAGCAGGAGCTATTGGAATTGCACATACAAGATGGGCTACACATGGAAAACCGTCTGAACAAAATGCACATCCTCATATTTCACAAAATATTATTGTAGCTCACAATGGTATTGTAGAAAATTATGAAGTTTTAAAAGAAAAATTAATAAAAAATAAATACGTGTTTACTTCTGAAACTGATACTGAAGTAATTACACATTTAATACATTTTGAACAAAAAAATGGAGGAAACTTAAAAGAAATAGTTTTACGCGTTATTAATCAAATAGTAGGAACATATAGTTTAACAGTGATGGATCTGTTAAATCCTACAGTATTAGTAGGTGTTTGTTTAGGAAATCCTTTAGTTATTGGTATAGGAAAAGAAGAAAACTTTATTGCTTCAGATCAAATAGCTTTATTTCCATTTACAAATAAATTTATATATTTAGAGTACAATGATATTGTAGAAATAACACATTCTCGTATCACAATTTTTAATGAAAATAATGAAATTGTTAATAGACCTGAAATAGTTCAAAAAAATCAAGATGTATATCAAAATAAAGGAAAATATCGTTATTACATGAAAAAAGAAATCCATGATCAACCATATGTTATTACAGAAACTATT is part of the Candidatus Tachikawaea gelatinosa genome and encodes:
- the atpG gene encoding F0F1 ATP synthase subunit gamma — encoded protein: MSDVKEIRKKIQSINNTKKITKAMQMVSSAKMRKAKERMISSRPYSEAMIKVINNLALGNLEYKNVYLEKRKIKSVGYIIISTDRGLCGNLNSLLFRTILENIKNFTTKKITIKIAVIGSKAFSFFSTFCKDIVTKTIGIGDDPSIIQLIGSIKTMLKLYEEKKIDQLYIANNKFVSTLSQIPVITKLLPLPESKKNNFNKKNWDYIYEPNPKILLNILLQRYIESQVYQNVLENLASEQAARMISMKSATDNGEKIVQEMQFIYNKIRQASITQELNEIIAGFL
- the atpD gene encoding F0F1 ATP synthase subunit beta codes for the protein MITGKIIQIIGAIVDVEFPKECIPKIYNALEVQNNASKLILEVQQQIGDGIVRTIAMGSSDGLKRGLIVKDLKNSIQVPVGKITLGRIMNVLGEPIDMKGSFLEKNQQKIEKRSIHSSAPSYTEISPVQELLETGIKVIDLICPFAKGGKVGLFGGAGVGKTVNMMELIRNIAIEHSGYSVFAGVGERTREGNDFYREMCESKVINKVSLVYGQMNEPPGNRFRTALTGLTIAEKFRDDGYDVLLFIDNIYRYTLAGTEVSALLGRIPSAVGYQPTLAEEMGTLQERIASTKRGSITSVQAVYVPADDLTDPAPATTFAHLDSTITLSRQIASLGIYPAVDPLNSNSRQLDPLIVGQEHYDIARNVQSILQRYQDLKDIIAILGIDELSEEDKLLVSRARKIQRFLSQPFFVAEVFTGSLGKYVSLSETVQGFKKIITGDLDHLPEQAFYMIGNINEAIEKAKRI
- a CDS encoding F0F1 ATP synthase subunit epsilon codes for the protein MNYCLNIVSAEKQIFLGLVKKIQVSGTEGNLGIYPRHSPLLTTIQPGMVFLVKESEEKEYIYISGGILEVQPKNVIILADTAIRGEELDEQRVLKAKNIAEKNIKLKNNDINYTKAVIQLAKEIAKLRVIELTKKLRQ
- the glmU gene encoding bifunctional UDP-N-acetylglucosamine diphosphorylase/glucosamine-1-phosphate N-acetyltransferase GlmU, translated to MSDRKIIVLILAAGNSNRMNSDLSKVLHNFSGKPLIQYVLDAAKSINPYIIYLIHNKNNEKLLKNLLSYSKLYWILQKNNLGTANAVNMVCPYFKDKEEVLILYGDVPLISQKTLKKLIKFKKNNDLVIITKYLKKNNDYGRILRKNSKVVKIIESKNATKEQLSISEVYTGILIANSADLKRWIPNVKRDHINNEYLLTDIIHFAYQENKKIAVIHPQFIEETDGINNQYELKKLEKIYQKKRIKKLLIDGVILNDPDHFYLKGEMIYGKNLEIDTNVKLNGKVILGKNVTISSGCIISNSTIGDNCQIKPFSIIEDTIVSSFCIIGPFAHLHSNNIINSNSYIGNFVEMKEVTFGDNSKTKHLSYVGNASIGKNVNIGAGTITCNFDGKNKHPTTIGNNVFIGSNTEIIAPLVIEDNAIIAAGTTVKKNVKEKELVYNKKKQIHISNWKNIKKS